From a region of the Immundisolibacter sp. genome:
- a CDS encoding DUF2283 domain-containing protein — MKVSYFEDTDTLYIEFRASGIAESKDLDENTILDVDATGNVCAITFEHASQRTDVSHLIVEGIAA, encoded by the coding sequence ATGAAAGTCAGCTACTTCGAAGACACCGATACGCTATATATCGAGTTCCGCGCTAGTGGCATAGCGGAGTCCAAAGATCTCGATGAGAACACTATTCTTGATGTCGACGCAACTGGCAACGTCTGTGCAATTACGTTCGAGCATGCAAGCCAGCGAACCGACGTAAGTCATCTTATTGTTGAAGGCATTGCGGCATAA